The Chryseobacterium nakagawai genome has a segment encoding these proteins:
- a CDS encoding DUF4349 domain-containing protein, producing MKKFILLVAISGTFIACSQKGGASQSNIEDAAHSIDSVASVASDAIDNASKTANQALDSASIRIKDIEGAKNDIQDKIENTSKMVDSLSDKIASTKLESKIEKKDSTVKKAEKVATNVPAPKVIKETKIIYKEKPKNDSYELNMPKDKIVKTGYLVVRADNAETVKEIIREEAIKNNGYVKSENQSYIESANPRDENQKVYSLNIKVPIQHFDGLMEALNSNIGDIETRDIQVTGRNYADNTICSIDINITDKTASEKEPKTFGGKSLAAIESGWDVITSIFLFLLPLWPVFLIGGIGYYFYKKKKNNISNQDSH from the coding sequence ATGAAAAAGTTCATCTTACTCGTTGCTATATCAGGTACTTTTATTGCGTGTAGTCAAAAAGGTGGAGCTTCTCAATCCAATATTGAGGATGCAGCCCACAGTATAGATAGTGTTGCTTCTGTTGCTTCAGACGCTATTGATAATGCCAGCAAAACGGCAAACCAGGCTCTTGATTCAGCAAGTATCAGAATAAAAGATATTGAAGGGGCTAAAAATGATATCCAGGATAAAATAGAAAACACTTCCAAAATGGTAGATTCGCTATCTGATAAAATTGCATCTACCAAACTGGAATCAAAGATTGAGAAAAAGGATTCTACAGTCAAAAAGGCTGAGAAAGTGGCCACAAATGTTCCGGCGCCTAAGGTAATTAAGGAAACCAAAATCATTTACAAAGAGAAACCGAAGAATGATAGCTATGAACTGAATATGCCAAAAGATAAAATAGTAAAAACAGGATATCTTGTGGTAAGAGCAGATAATGCTGAAACGGTAAAAGAAATTATCCGAGAAGAAGCTATCAAGAACAATGGATATGTTAAAAGTGAAAACCAGTCTTATATTGAATCAGCCAATCCTCGCGATGAAAATCAAAAGGTTTACAGTCTGAACATCAAAGTACCAATCCAGCATTTTGATGGATTAATGGAAGCATTGAACAGCAATATAGGAGATATTGAAACCAGAGATATTCAGGTTACAGGACGTAATTATGCAGATAACACCATCTGTAGTATCGATATCAATATCACCGATAAAACAGCATCAGAAAAAGAGCCTAAAACTTTTGGTGGAAAATCATTGGCCGCTATTGAATCAGGCTGGGATGTAATTACTTCAATCTTTCTCTTTCTTCTTCCTTTATGGCCGGTATTTCTGATTGGTGGTATTGGATACTATTTTTATAAAAAGAAAAAAAACAATATTTCTAATCAGGATTCTCATTAG
- a CDS encoding DUF6438 domain-containing protein, whose amino-acid sequence MKKLFFILLTILIHQKYFSQKFPSNVDSLKTEKEVENLINSIIKAHEPIKIKKIADFQEEDGPNNFCKRIADSLEINQSFYTADFDLNGYTDLMAFGDHYDFSIFIVMNYGKNSLKVNRLTRRSFQNCTFPKIKNDSIIQYYYMSEPDLDSDNKQKPKLMKKDLIFKFGDFIEYNENPNSYSIEKIEYQTGSCFGTCPKFYISIDKNRNGLFKAEYYNINDAKSNQEIVGTFKTLITKTNYDEIIHLLNYIDFPKLQDRYSVNWTDDHSSTLKITYNNGKIKEIKDYGLIGTYGLDRVYSLLFDLRFNQDWKK is encoded by the coding sequence ATGAAAAAATTATTTTTTATTCTTCTCACTATACTGATTCATCAAAAATATTTTTCTCAAAAATTCCCTTCTAATGTCGATTCACTGAAAACAGAGAAAGAAGTTGAAAATCTGATTAATTCAATAATCAAAGCACATGAACCCATCAAAATAAAAAAAATAGCTGACTTTCAGGAAGAAGATGGACCCAATAATTTTTGCAAAAGAATTGCAGATTCCTTAGAAATTAACCAGTCATTTTATACAGCAGACTTTGATCTCAATGGCTATACAGACCTAATGGCTTTCGGAGATCACTATGACTTTAGCATTTTCATTGTTATGAATTATGGTAAAAACTCATTAAAGGTCAACAGGCTGACCCGAAGATCTTTTCAAAACTGTACTTTTCCCAAGATTAAAAATGACTCAATAATCCAATACTATTATATGTCGGAACCGGATTTGGATTCAGATAATAAACAGAAGCCAAAACTGATGAAAAAAGATCTGATTTTCAAGTTTGGCGATTTTATCGAATACAATGAAAATCCCAATTCTTATAGTATTGAAAAAATTGAATATCAGACAGGTTCATGTTTTGGAACCTGTCCCAAATTTTACATTTCAATTGATAAGAATAGAAATGGATTATTTAAGGCAGAGTACTATAATATCAATGATGCAAAAAGTAACCAAGAGATCGTGGGTACATTCAAAACTTTGATTACAAAAACCAATTATGATGAAATCATTCATCTTTTAAATTATATTGATTTTCCGAAATTACAAGATCGGTACTCTGTAAATTGGACTGATGATCATTCATCAACATTAAAAATAACTTATAATAACGGAAAGATAAAAGAAATAAAAGACTACGGGCTGATTGGCACTTATGGTTTGGACAGAGTGTATAGTCTATTATTTGATTTACGATTCAATCAAGACTGGAAAAAATAA
- a CDS encoding DUF1003 domain-containing protein, whose translation MKKYSEKGEVLEKIADSITSWIGSIQSLIVHTLLFVTSFLLPMLNIVDFDKMLLILTTVLSLEAIYLAIFIQMSVNKSHEKIEDIQEDIEDIQEDIEEISEDIEEISEDIEEINEDIEDIQEDIEEISEDIEEINEEEEEEDHNEKAKNAILKSNVSSNKNEIKALKDIIAQLKNEIDQLKNEE comes from the coding sequence ATGAAAAAATATAGCGAAAAAGGTGAAGTTCTTGAGAAAATAGCCGATAGTATTACATCATGGATAGGATCTATTCAATCTCTGATTGTACATACTCTATTGTTTGTGACTTCGTTTTTGCTTCCGATGCTGAATATTGTTGATTTTGATAAAATGCTGCTGATTCTTACTACGGTACTTTCTCTGGAAGCTATTTATCTGGCTATCTTCATTCAGATGTCTGTCAATAAAAGTCATGAAAAAATTGAAGATATTCAGGAGGATATTGAAGATATTCAGGAAGATATCGAGGAAATTAGTGAGGATATCGAAGAGATTAGTGAAGATATTGAGGAGATTAATGAAGATATAGAAGATATTCAGGAAGACATTGAAGAAATCAGCGAGGATATTGAAGAAATTAACGAAGAAGAAGAGGAAGAAGACCACAATGAAAAGGCTAAAAATGCTATACTGAAAAGCAATGTAAGTTCAAATAAAAATGAAATAAAGGCTTTAAAGGATATTATTGCTCAACTAAAGAATGAGATCGATCAATTAAAAAATGAAGAATAA
- a CDS encoding choice-of-anchor L domain-containing protein produces the protein MLHYRFKHYFFLFTFLLTSASAFSQVSPNRKTAKIKPTGPSAKAGNFINVNVAPYPATGYFPEQLVKDILINGGSTCTTANISNVTVSPNHTIFNPDRFWGYFNRGTADFPFKDGIVLTTGYAKDAGNSFTTDMSGQVDSGSDPDLVAATNPTVELKDAVSLEFDFVPNSTQVRFNYIFASEEYSGGYPCQGFSDAFALLLKKVGDPTYTNLAVLPGNAGPVSATNIVPSGPGFSCGPINEAYFAGINVPHLGINYAGRTIPLTAIATVIPGETYHFKMVIADGKDQSLDSAVFLEGGSFDIGVKIVDENGATLPGTINMCDNTPKTLKALLELVPGMTFQWYKDGVLIPGATSAIYVATEPGVYLIKVMTPGSQCPGEATIKVIGGTSPTVQDAVLKLCTTPAVTTFNLDAAIPMITTTPGAVVRFYSKLPDAQAQNNNNIKNTTSYNGNDGEVLHVLVTNGGFCSRIATLTLNKEATPTAGLNVAKLKICLGESVLMTATGGVTYEWKDTASVTDGTRTVSPTKTTTYSVYAIGAQGCKSPTPAEVTIEVVPAIVSTLKGGYICEGDRITLDAGSGPGYTYEWNTGDTTQTISVNKPGEYTVTIKNGVCSKEFKTQVIKAVVPEIIKVNYNDRGTMILTASNPSNGILEYSVDNGLTWQSSNTFTNVPKNEIISIRVRVKNTSCVGFLEYFTFVMKNVITPNGDNINDIIDFRGIVKYKGFSGMIFDRYGKEVFRAEKFRPYWDGYFQGKRLPSSSYWYQVTFEDPASKLPTVKTGWILLKNIE, from the coding sequence ATGTTGCATTATAGATTTAAACACTACTTTTTTCTTTTCACATTTTTACTGACTTCTGCTTCTGCATTCTCACAGGTAAGTCCTAATAGAAAAACTGCAAAAATAAAGCCTACAGGACCAAGTGCGAAAGCGGGTAACTTTATAAATGTAAATGTTGCACCCTATCCGGCTACAGGGTATTTTCCGGAACAGTTAGTAAAAGATATTCTGATTAATGGAGGAAGTACCTGTACAACAGCAAATATTAGCAATGTTACAGTGTCTCCTAACCATACCATATTTAATCCCGATAGATTTTGGGGGTACTTCAATAGAGGAACAGCAGATTTTCCCTTTAAGGATGGGATTGTACTGACGACCGGTTATGCAAAAGATGCCGGAAATAGCTTTACTACTGATATGAGTGGACAAGTAGATTCAGGAAGTGATCCTGATCTTGTAGCTGCTACTAATCCTACTGTAGAATTGAAAGATGCAGTTTCTCTTGAATTTGATTTTGTACCTAATTCTACTCAGGTAAGATTTAATTACATATTTGCTTCTGAAGAATATTCTGGAGGCTACCCTTGCCAGGGATTTTCTGATGCTTTTGCACTTTTGTTGAAAAAAGTAGGGGATCCTACTTATACTAATTTAGCAGTATTGCCTGGAAACGCAGGACCGGTGAGTGCAACGAATATTGTTCCGAGCGGACCAGGGTTTTCCTGTGGTCCTATCAATGAAGCTTATTTTGCTGGAATTAATGTGCCACACTTAGGAATCAATTATGCTGGGAGAACGATCCCTTTAACTGCTATTGCGACTGTAATTCCTGGGGAAACCTACCATTTCAAAATGGTTATTGCGGATGGGAAAGACCAAAGCTTAGATTCTGCAGTTTTCCTGGAAGGAGGATCGTTTGATATTGGAGTTAAAATTGTAGATGAAAATGGAGCAACTCTGCCAGGTACAATCAATATGTGTGATAATACCCCTAAGACATTGAAAGCTCTATTGGAACTCGTGCCGGGAATGACTTTCCAGTGGTATAAGGATGGCGTTTTGATCCCTGGAGCAACCAGTGCGATCTATGTTGCTACTGAGCCGGGAGTATATTTGATAAAAGTAATGACTCCAGGAAGTCAGTGTCCTGGAGAAGCTACGATTAAAGTTATTGGAGGAACAAGCCCTACGGTACAGGATGCCGTACTTAAGCTCTGTACAACACCTGCGGTGACTACTTTTAATCTAGATGCAGCAATACCTATGATTACTACGACGCCGGGAGCGGTGGTCCGTTTTTATTCTAAATTGCCAGATGCACAGGCTCAAAATAATAATAACATTAAAAATACCACCAGCTATAACGGCAATGATGGGGAAGTGTTGCATGTTCTTGTCACTAATGGAGGATTCTGTAGCAGGATTGCAACGTTGACTTTGAATAAAGAGGCAACCCCTACTGCTGGTCTGAATGTCGCAAAACTGAAAATCTGTTTAGGAGAATCTGTATTGATGACTGCAACGGGTGGCGTAACATATGAATGGAAGGATACAGCATCTGTTACAGATGGAACAAGAACGGTGAGTCCAACTAAAACAACTACCTATTCCGTATATGCGATCGGAGCACAGGGATGTAAGTCTCCAACGCCCGCAGAAGTTACCATAGAGGTAGTGCCAGCTATTGTTTCTACCTTAAAGGGTGGTTATATCTGTGAAGGGGACAGGATTACTTTAGATGCCGGTTCAGGACCTGGATATACCTACGAATGGAATACTGGAGATACTACACAGACTATCTCGGTTAATAAGCCGGGAGAATATACAGTGACAATTAAGAATGGAGTTTGTTCTAAAGAATTTAAAACACAGGTTATAAAGGCTGTGGTTCCTGAAATTATTAAAGTCAATTATAATGACAGAGGAACTATGATTCTTACAGCAAGCAATCCTAGTAATGGTATATTAGAATATTCAGTAGATAATGGGCTTACATGGCAGTCTTCCAATACGTTTACCAATGTGCCTAAAAACGAGATTATTTCTATTCGTGTAAGAGTGAAGAATACAAGTTGTGTAGGCTTCCTTGAATACTTTACTTTTGTGATGAAAAATGTAATTACTCCAAATGGGGATAATATTAATGATATTATTGACTTCAGAGGAATTGTAAAGTATAAAGGATTCAGTGGTATGATCTTCGACCGTTACGGAAAAGAAGTGTTCAGGGCCGAGAAGTTCAGACCATATTGGGATGGTTATTTCCAAGGAAAACGACTCCCGTCTTCATCCTATTGGTATCAAGTTACCTTCGAAGATCCTGCAAGCAAATTGCCAACGGTGAAAACAGGCTGGATCCTGCTAAAGAATATAGAATAA
- a CDS encoding CPBP family intramembrane glutamic endopeptidase encodes MNKLLQRKRMENSRYPKFTFTWLGAVTLVVGLFVGTMAVSLFSTFWKVVFKENLELKDWFLMVANSVGFVTAIAFFDFFIVRRTTQQKLNFNLSSVNFSTYLLIFPMMAGMMFISEFTTTLIPTSGPFFGDFYEYFTQLMSQLTDNPVVMIIMTVIMAPIFEEIIFRGIIQKGLINKGVSPWKAILYASIIFGIVHGNPWQFISAVMLGCVLGLVYHKTKSLLMPILLHAFNNLTLSLLVLYGKEESFAKVFNVSEWLILAVGIVLFSLFYYLFMKKYKVHYSEM; translated from the coding sequence TTGAATAAACTTTTACAGAGAAAAAGAATGGAAAATAGCAGGTATCCGAAGTTTACTTTCACATGGCTGGGCGCTGTTACTTTAGTGGTTGGATTGTTTGTGGGGACGATGGCTGTGTCTTTATTCAGTACCTTTTGGAAAGTGGTATTCAAAGAAAATCTTGAATTGAAAGACTGGTTTCTGATGGTAGCCAATTCTGTAGGGTTCGTTACGGCAATTGCTTTCTTTGATTTTTTTATTGTAAGAAGAACCACCCAACAGAAACTTAATTTTAACCTTTCATCCGTTAACTTTTCTACGTATCTCCTTATTTTTCCAATGATGGCCGGGATGATGTTTATATCAGAGTTTACCACAACACTGATTCCAACTTCAGGGCCTTTTTTCGGAGATTTCTATGAATATTTCACTCAGCTTATGAGCCAATTAACAGATAATCCTGTCGTTATGATTATCATGACAGTGATTATGGCGCCTATTTTTGAAGAAATTATATTTAGAGGAATTATTCAGAAAGGATTGATTAATAAAGGAGTCTCACCTTGGAAAGCTATTTTATATGCATCTATTATTTTCGGAATCGTTCACGGAAATCCCTGGCAGTTTATCAGTGCTGTAATGCTGGGATGTGTTTTGGGATTGGTATATCATAAAACCAAGTCTTTATTGATGCCCATATTATTACATGCATTTAATAACCTAACGCTATCCTTATTGGTGCTTTATGGTAAAGAGGAAAGTTTTGCAAAAGTTTTTAATGTTTCAGAATGGCTGATTTTAGCCGTAGGAATTGTACTTTTTTCTTTGTTCTACTATCTTTTTATGAAGAAATATAAAGTGCATTACTCTGAGATGTAA
- a CDS encoding ribonuclease Z yields MSTYLTILGFNSAIPTINTSPTAQLLEMEERLFLIDCGEGTQVQLRKAKARFSKINHIFISHLHGDHCFGLPGLIASFRLLGRDNPLHVYGPKGIKKMMETIFQITETHRGFEVVYHELDKDYSEKIYEDNRVEVYTIPLDHRIYCNGYLFKEKPKDRHLNMKEIAKYNEIESCDYHNIKAGKDFVLSDGYVLKNEVLTLDPAPPVSYAFCSDTRYLESVIPIIKNATVLYHESTFLHDLKEMADYTGHTTALEAATIAQKAQVGKLILGHFSNRYADLTVFTDEARNIFPNSFLPKALESVKI; encoded by the coding sequence TTGAGTACTTATTTAACAATATTAGGTTTTAATTCAGCAATTCCGACTATCAATACCTCACCCACAGCCCAGCTGTTGGAAATGGAAGAAAGGCTCTTCCTGATCGATTGTGGGGAAGGAACACAGGTGCAGCTGAGAAAAGCCAAAGCCAGATTTTCAAAGATCAATCATATTTTTATTTCTCATCTTCACGGAGATCACTGTTTCGGACTTCCGGGACTTATCGCGTCTTTTCGCCTTTTAGGAAGAGATAATCCATTGCATGTCTATGGTCCGAAAGGAATTAAAAAGATGATGGAAACTATTTTTCAGATTACGGAGACGCATCGTGGTTTCGAGGTGGTTTATCATGAGCTGGATAAGGATTATTCCGAAAAAATATATGAAGATAATAGAGTAGAGGTATATACGATCCCATTGGATCACAGAATCTACTGTAATGGCTATCTTTTTAAAGAAAAACCAAAGGACAGACATCTGAATATGAAAGAAATTGCCAAATACAATGAAATCGAAAGCTGCGATTATCATAACATAAAAGCAGGAAAGGATTTTGTATTAAGCGATGGTTATGTTCTTAAAAATGAAGTGCTGACCCTTGATCCGGCTCCACCAGTATCATACGCATTCTGCAGTGATACTCGTTATCTTGAAAGTGTAATTCCAATCATTAAAAATGCTACGGTTCTGTATCACGAATCTACTTTTCTTCATGATCTGAAGGAAATGGCGGATTATACGGGTCATACCACTGCATTGGAAGCGGCTACAATTGCCCAGAAAGCCCAAGTTGGAAAACTGATTTTAGGTCATTTCTCCAACAGATATGCTGATCTAACGGTATTTACCGATGAAGCAAGAAATATTTTTCCTAATTCATTTCTTCCAAAAGCGCTGGAAAGTGTAAAAATTTAA
- a CDS encoding TIGR02757 family protein: MLKFEELRSFLDEKADQYNAPDFIENDPIQIPHRFSLKQDIEIAGFLAATISWGNRKSIINSANKILDIMGNSPYDFVLNYSEKDLKDIQDKSIHRTFNGEDFSYFIKQFNRIYKENESLEDLFTIKESETNFQHAIERFRSGFLETEKHRSHKHISSPYKNSSAKRIIMFLRWMVRKDKRGVDFGIWKDIDQKYLSIPLDVHTGNISRKLGLLERTQNDWKTVEELDIAIRKFDDKDPAKYDFALFGLGVTKELL, encoded by the coding sequence ATGTTGAAGTTTGAAGAGCTTAGAAGCTTTCTGGATGAAAAGGCAGATCAATATAATGCTCCTGATTTTATAGAAAATGACCCCATACAGATCCCCCACCGTTTTTCATTAAAACAGGATATTGAAATTGCAGGTTTTTTAGCGGCAACTATTTCGTGGGGAAACAGAAAGTCGATCATCAATTCGGCCAATAAAATACTTGATATCATGGGAAATTCTCCTTATGATTTTGTATTGAATTACTCCGAAAAAGATTTAAAAGACATTCAGGACAAAAGTATTCACAGAACCTTTAACGGAGAAGATTTTTCTTACTTTATTAAGCAGTTCAACAGGATTTATAAAGAAAATGAAAGCCTGGAAGATCTGTTCACAATAAAAGAATCTGAAACCAACTTTCAGCATGCGATAGAAAGATTCAGAAGTGGTTTTCTGGAAACGGAAAAACATAGAAGTCATAAGCATATCAGTTCACCTTATAAAAATTCTTCGGCCAAAAGAATCATCATGTTTCTGAGATGGATGGTACGTAAGGATAAGCGCGGTGTAGACTTTGGAATCTGGAAAGATATTGATCAGAAATACCTGTCTATCCCATTAGATGTACATACCGGAAATATTTCAAGAAAACTGGGATTGCTGGAAAGAACACAGAATGATTGGAAAACGGTGGAAGAACTGGATATAGCCATCCGAAAATTTGATGATAAAGATCCTGCAAAATATGATTTTGCCTTGTTTGGATTAGGCGTAACTAAAGAACTGTTGTAA
- a CDS encoding peptide chain release factor 3 gives MSDLIKEIQKRKTFGIISHPDAGKTTLTEKLLLFGGAIQEAGAVKSNKIKKGATSDFMEIERQRGISVATSVLAFEYRDHKINILDTPGHKDFAEDTYRTLTAVDSVIVVIDVAKGVEEQTEKLVKVCRMRNIPMLVFINKLDREGKDAFDLLDEVEQKLGLTVCPLSLPIGMGSDFQGIYNIWEDNIQLFLEEKKQKVGDSIQFDDINDTSIDNVIGEKAAATLREELDLIQSVYPEFNREDYMKGDLQPVFFGSALNNFGVRELLDAFIDIAPMPQPKESDTRLVKPEESTFTGFVFKIHANMDPKHRDRLAFVKIVSGTFKRNENYLLVREGKKMKFSSPNAFFADKKEVVEESFPGDIVGLHDTGSFRIGDTLTGGEKLSFKGIPSFSPEHFRYINNNDPLKAKQLAKGIDQLMDEGVAQLFTLEMNGRKIIGTVGALQYEVIQYRLEHEYGAKCTYEPLSMHKACWVEADEKSEEFKEFARLKQRFLARDKYNQLVFLADSSFTIHMTQEKFPNVKLHFISEFREH, from the coding sequence ATGTCAGACTTAATCAAAGAAATACAAAAAAGAAAGACCTTCGGGATCATTTCCCACCCGGATGCCGGAAAAACTACTCTTACGGAAAAACTACTTCTTTTTGGGGGTGCAATTCAGGAAGCAGGTGCGGTAAAATCCAACAAAATAAAAAAAGGAGCTACCTCCGACTTTATGGAAATTGAAAGGCAAAGAGGAATCTCTGTAGCAACTTCCGTATTGGCATTTGAATATAGAGACCATAAAATTAACATTCTTGATACTCCGGGTCACAAGGACTTTGCTGAAGATACTTACAGAACTTTAACCGCTGTAGATTCAGTAATTGTTGTTATTGACGTGGCAAAAGGGGTTGAGGAACAAACTGAAAAATTGGTTAAGGTTTGTAGAATGAGAAACATTCCGATGTTGGTATTTATTAACAAACTTGACCGTGAAGGTAAAGATGCCTTCGATCTTTTGGATGAAGTGGAACAAAAATTAGGACTAACAGTTTGTCCACTTTCTCTGCCTATTGGTATGGGAAGTGATTTCCAGGGAATTTATAATATCTGGGAAGACAATATCCAGCTTTTCTTAGAAGAGAAAAAACAGAAAGTTGGAGATTCTATCCAGTTTGATGATATTAATGATACTTCAATTGATAATGTAATTGGAGAAAAAGCAGCAGCTACTCTAAGAGAAGAACTTGACTTAATCCAGTCTGTTTATCCTGAATTTAATCGTGAAGATTATATGAAAGGTGATTTACAGCCCGTATTCTTCGGTTCTGCATTGAATAATTTTGGAGTTCGTGAATTATTGGATGCATTTATTGACATTGCTCCAATGCCACAGCCTAAAGAAAGTGATACCCGTCTGGTAAAACCGGAAGAAAGCACTTTCACAGGGTTTGTTTTCAAAATCCACGCTAACATGGATCCTAAGCACAGAGACAGATTAGCGTTCGTAAAAATCGTTTCCGGAACATTTAAGAGAAATGAAAATTACCTATTGGTAAGAGAAGGTAAAAAGATGAAGTTTTCTTCTCCGAATGCTTTCTTTGCTGATAAAAAAGAGGTAGTAGAAGAAAGTTTCCCAGGTGATATCGTAGGTCTTCATGATACGGGAAGTTTCAGAATTGGTGATACGTTAACAGGTGGTGAGAAACTTAGTTTCAAAGGAATACCAAGCTTCTCTCCTGAACATTTCCGTTATATCAACAACAACGATCCGCTTAAGGCTAAACAATTGGCCAAAGGTATTGATCAGTTGATGGATGAAGGAGTTGCCCAGCTATTCACATTGGAAATGAACGGAAGAAAGATTATTGGAACTGTGGGAGCCCTTCAGTATGAAGTTATCCAATACCGTTTAGAGCATGAATATGGTGCAAAATGTACATATGAACCTCTATCTATGCACAAAGCTTGTTGGGTAGAAGCTGATGAGAAATCTGAAGAGTTTAAGGAGTTTGCAAGATTAAAGCAAAGATTCCTTGCCAGAGATAAATACAATCAATTGGTATTTTTAGCAGATTCTTCTTTCACGATTCACATGACTCAGGAGAAATTCCCGAATGTGAAGCTTCATTTTATCAGTGAATTCAGAGAGCATTAA
- a CDS encoding acyl-CoA dehydrogenase family protein, producing MDFNLSEEQLMIQQAARDFAQNELLPGVIERDRDQKFPVEQVKKMGEMGLLGMMVDPKYGGAGMDSVSYVLAMEEIAKVDASAAVVMSVNNSLVCAGLEKFASEEQKVKYLTPLASGQVIGAFALSEPEAGSDATSQKTTAEDKGDYYLLNGIKNWITNGGTATYYIVIAQTDPEKKHKGINAFIVERGWEGFEIGLKEDKLGIRGSDTHSLIFNNVKVPKENRIGADGFGFNFAMAVLNGGRIGIASQALGIASGAYELALKYAKTRKAFKTEIINHQAIAFKLADMATQITAARMLCFKAACEKDAGKDISESGAMAKLYSSQVAMDTTIEAVQIHGGYGYVKEYHVERLMRDAKITQIYEGTSEIQKIVISRSIAK from the coding sequence ATGGACTTTAATTTATCGGAAGAACAGCTGATGATTCAGCAGGCGGCAAGAGACTTTGCACAGAACGAACTATTACCTGGAGTTATTGAAAGAGACCGTGACCAGAAATTCCCTGTAGAGCAGGTGAAGAAAATGGGAGAAATGGGACTTTTAGGAATGATGGTGGATCCTAAATACGGTGGTGCAGGTATGGACAGCGTTTCTTATGTGCTGGCAATGGAAGAGATTGCAAAAGTAGATGCTTCTGCAGCGGTTGTAATGTCTGTAAACAATTCATTGGTTTGTGCCGGGCTTGAAAAATTTGCTTCTGAAGAACAAAAAGTAAAATACCTTACCCCTCTTGCAAGCGGGCAGGTAATTGGAGCATTTGCTTTATCTGAACCGGAAGCAGGTTCTGATGCAACATCTCAGAAAACAACTGCTGAAGACAAAGGAGATTACTACCTTTTAAATGGTATTAAAAACTGGATCACCAATGGTGGAACAGCTACGTATTATATCGTCATTGCACAGACTGATCCTGAGAAAAAACATAAAGGAATCAACGCTTTCATCGTAGAAAGAGGATGGGAAGGTTTTGAAATCGGATTAAAAGAAGATAAATTGGGGATCAGAGGAAGTGATACACACTCTTTGATCTTCAACAATGTAAAAGTTCCAAAAGAAAACAGAATCGGTGCTGATGGATTTGGTTTCAATTTTGCAATGGCTGTATTGAATGGAGGTAGAATCGGTATCGCTTCTCAAGCACTAGGTATCGCTTCAGGAGCTTACGAATTGGCGTTGAAATATGCTAAAACAAGAAAAGCTTTCAAAACGGAGATTATCAATCACCAGGCTATCGCATTCAAATTAGCAGATATGGCGACTCAGATCACTGCTGCAAGAATGCTATGCTTCAAAGCAGCGTGTGAGAAAGATGCAGGAAAAGATATTTCTGAAAGTGGTGCTATGGCAAAACTATATTCTTCTCAGGTAGCTATGGATACTACGATTGAAGCTGTACAGATTCATGGTGGATACGGATATGTGAAAGAGTACCACGTAGAAAGATTAATGAGAGATGCAAAAATTACTCAGATCTACGAAGGAACTTCTGAAATCCAGAAAATCGTGATCTCAAGAAGCATCGCAAAATAA
- the rdgB gene encoding RdgB/HAM1 family non-canonical purine NTP pyrophosphatase: MNIEMELLVATHNEHKKEEIQQILGDDCIVKSLTDYNIHEEIIEDGDSFHANALIKAKYCFEKTGVPSLGDDSGLVVESLDGRPGIFSARYAGDHDFAKNIEKVLEEMQGIENRKAYFVTVLCYYDENGAQYFEGRVHGNLLTENKGFKGFGYDPIFVPEGYERTFAEMDPADKNKISHRKQALDLFMDFIKVN, translated from the coding sequence ATGAATATAGAAATGGAATTATTGGTAGCTACCCACAACGAGCATAAAAAAGAAGAGATTCAGCAGATTTTAGGCGATGACTGTATTGTTAAAAGCCTTACAGATTATAATATTCACGAAGAAATTATAGAAGATGGAGATTCTTTTCATGCCAATGCTTTGATTAAAGCTAAATACTGTTTTGAAAAGACAGGCGTTCCCAGTTTAGGAGATGATAGCGGACTTGTGGTAGAATCTTTAGATGGAAGACCGGGAATATTTTCTGCCCGTTATGCCGGAGATCACGATTTTGCTAAAAATATCGAAAAAGTATTGGAGGAAATGCAGGGAATAGAAAACAGAAAAGCTTATTTCGTGACTGTTTTATGTTACTATGATGAAAATGGGGCCCAATATTTTGAAGGAAGAGTTCATGGAAATCTATTAACGGAAAATAAAGGATTTAAAGGATTTGGATATGATCCGATATTTGTTCCTGAAGGGTATGAGAGAACCTTTGCAGAAATGGATCCAGCAGATAAAAATAAGATTAGCCACCGTAAGCAGGCACTAGATTTGTTTATGGACTTCATAAAAGTGAACTAA